In Musa acuminata AAA Group cultivar baxijiao chromosome BXJ3-9, Cavendish_Baxijiao_AAA, whole genome shotgun sequence, a single genomic region encodes these proteins:
- the LOC103996899 gene encoding telomere repeat-binding protein 2 produces MMLQKRLDYGFSGCQVPAMLYFPKSAKRKRSARRKVENKQLCAIDLLATVAGELLSERENCAPSPQCIDGASGTTNTSKASVKPDHLCQKEPLKTEPFDQHSCNDTVLGPEVATKRQISCGSTEHLHILRPKDSGPASLLDKYDILDAIARESKTLNNRVDISYSAAYAVAGRCGTETNLPASPEVEGDGLTGFQESENQMPGNGLDINAVGIYGMEDSMDLDTKPPALVSSDSSTEVPVCWNYLPSNSSLPKQESGMEHVVDRDDDDNSSGCTHLSTITNKACRPRCIGNHRVRKLSTLKYWRAAPNILKYSHISDYDTEKKRSLHGKKIYYTRQRTQRSYCKRRKLFERCLVSASNGGMYSGDIPNLCEMGGIGTEAHDPRTAVLDTNDATPSQAEQSSSYNSVKLRIKSFMVPELFIEIPETATVGSLKQTVMEAVTAFLQGGMSIGVLLQGKKVRDDNKTLRQTGISCSDKLDNLGFTLEPSLTQTPPPLTSLRGPHFLCLDDAVEPLARIPPGALSIDQEATDSTPQAVLTSSPVSDHEPIHSPTDASSLDQTPADKLALVALPPVSIEALAVVPLRKPRHPEHVQRRIRRPFSVAEVEALVQAVEKLGTGRWRDVKLRAFDSAKHRTYVDLKDKWKTLVHTARISPQQRRGEPVPQELLDRVLSAQAFWSQQQSKLHAKPPAAEPCLLL; encoded by the exons ATGATGTTGCAGAAGAGGTTGGATTATGGGTTCAGTGGCTGCCAGGTTCCTGCAATGCTATACTTTCCAAAATCAGCCAAG AGAAAGCGTTCAGCTAGAAGGAAGGTCGAGAACAAGCAGTTGTGTGCGATTGATTTGCTTGCTACAGTAGCAGGGGAACTGCTATCAGAAAGGGAGAACTGTGCTCCCTCTCCACAATGCATTGATGGAGCATCGGGCACTACTAATACGTCAAAGGCTTCAGTTAAACCGGACCACCTGTGCCAAAAAGAGCCACTCAAAACTGAACCTTTTGATCAGCATAGCTGTAACGATACTGTTTTAGGCCCTGAAGTTGCTACTAAAAGACAGATTTCTTGTGGCTCAACGGAACATTTGCATATTTTGAGACCAAAAGATTCAGGACCTGCTTCTCTCTTGGACAAGTATGACATATTAGATGCTATTGCCCGGGAATCGAAGACCTTAAATAACAGGGTTGATATTAGTTATTCTGCTGCTTATGCTGTCGCTGGCAGATGTGGCACTGAAACAAACCTTCCTGCTTCCCCAGAAGTTGAAGGAGATGGCCTGACAGGATTCCAGGAATCTGAAAACCAAATGCCCGGTAATGGGTTAGATATCAATGCTGTGGGTATATACGGCATGGAGGATTCGATGGATTTGGACACCAAGCCTCCTGCTTTAGTTAGCTCTGACAGCAGTACTGAAGTTCCAGTTTGCTGGAATTATCTTCCTAGTAATAGTTCCTTGCCAAAGCAAGAAAGTGGCATGGAACATGTTGTAGATAGAGATGATGACGATAACTCTTCCGGGTGCACTCACCTTAGTACCATTACTAATAAGGCCTGCAGGCCACGGTGTATAGGGAACCACCGAGTAAGGAAGCTTTCCACATTGAAGTACTGGAGAGCAGCTCCAAATATATTGAAGTACAGTCATATTTCTGATTATG ATACAGAAAAAAAGCGTAGTTTACATGGCAAGAAAATTTATTATACTCGCCAAAGAACGCAGAGGAGCTACTGCAAGAGAAGGAAGCTGTTTGAACGTTGCTTGGTGTCAGCATCTAATGGAGGAATGTATAGTGGGGATATTCCTAATCTGTGTGAAATGGGTGGCATCGGCACAGAAGCACATGATCCACGCACAGCTGTTCTTGACA CAAACGATGCAACACCCTCCCAAGCAGAGCAAAGTTCATCTTACAACTCAG TGAAACTCCGGATCAAGTCTTTTATGGTGCCAGAACTTTTCATTGAGATTCCTGAAACTGCTACGGTTGGTTCTTTGAAG CAAACAGTAATGGAGGCTGTGACTGCTTTTCTTCAAGGTGGAATGAGTATTGGTGTTCTTCTTCAAGGAAAGAAGGTTAGGGACGACAACAAGACTCTACGACAGACTGGGATTTCTTGTAGTGATAAACTGGATAACTTAGGCTTTACATTGGAGCCCAGCCTGACACAAACCCCACCACCACTTACAAGTTTAAGAGGTCCCCATTTCCTGTGTCTTGATGATGCCGTTGAACCACTAGCAAG GATTCCTCCTGGAGCCCTTTCTATAGACCAGGAGGCCACTGATTCCACTCCACAAGCTGTACTAACCTCATCACCAGTGAGTGATCATGAGCCAATTCACTCCCCAACTGATGCATCATCGCTTGATCAAACACCAGCAGACAAACTAGCGCTGGTTGCTCTTCCACCAGTGAGCATAGAGGCACTTGCTGTTGTTCCACTCCGCAAGCCAAGGCATCCTGAGCATGTTCAGCGACGAATTAGGAGACCCTTCTCTGTTGCCGAAGTGGAAGCACTGGTCCAGGCAGTTGAAAAGCTCGGAACTGGAAG GTGGCGTGATGTCAAACTTCGGGCCTTTGACAGCGCAAAGCACCGGACATATGTTGATCTTAAG GATAAGTGGAAGACGCTGGTGCACACGGCCAGGATTTCCCCCCAGCAGAGGAGGGGAGAGCCCGTCCCCCAGGAGCTCTTGGACCGCGTCCTCTCCGCCCAAGCCTTCTGGTCTCAGCAGCAGTCCAAGCTCCATGCCAAGCCACCTGCAGCAGAGCCTTGCCTGCTCCTCTGA
- the LOC135649633 gene encoding uncharacterized protein LOC135649633, with the protein MMKFEDLPMDKQDGHQKRLGLEEEVAELQDELEKEQKLNQILQCALHGPYVCHSCVSSLVPLQVQVLLAELAMVEEEIITLERKIEDLKMCIYQERKQKKERSFRPAQQHQWWQRQQRHFLCGFGGRREIEKLQQLPGLQHEDTTDDETERSRRCGEPNRESSHHTRQWCGDEEAFPDTPNQVSEELLRALLSIFHTLSQRSGQLDCEPQNSAKLHISCMRSNSLVGRSSHCQTSTSSSKGTSPEADGTGRDMGSNQKLVNVTQASLDMSRLSLCIPTIGKLRAVMHKLCAINPSFLTYKQKLAFWINIYNACIMHAFLQHGLPPSPEKLLALLNKATINVGGVVLNALAIEHFLLRHSFESESEAMNEKEGLLRHAYGLGYPEPNVTFALCRGSWSSPALRVYTAEDVVNELERAKIEYLETSVSITSKKKIIVPKLLHWHMRDFADGMDSLLEWIYSQLPRSGSLKRLLKECLSRDPRIPLAKMVVVQPYRAEFRYLLPSQEAAHFMQFF; encoded by the exons ATGATGAAGTTTGAGGATCTCCCGATGGATAAGCAAGACGGTCATCAGAAGAGACTCGGGTTAGAGGAAGAG GTGGCCGAGCTGCAAGACGAACTGGAGAAGGAACAGAAGCTCAACCAGATCCTGCAGTGTGCGCTTCATGGCCCGTACGTTTGCCATTCGTGCGTCTCCTCGTTGGTTCCTCTTCAG GTACAGGTCCTTCTTGCGGAACTAGCGATGGTGGAAGAGGAAATCATCACCCTGGAGCGGAAGATCGAGGACTTGAAGATGTGCATTTATCAGGAGAGGAagcagaagaaggagaggagcttTCGGCCGGCGCAGCAGCATCAATGGTGGCAGCGACAACAGAGGCACTTTCTATGTGGTTTTGGAGGCCGAAGAGAGATCGAAAAGCTCCAACAGTTACCAGGATTGCAGCACGAAGACACAACAG ATGATGAAACTGAGAGATCAAGGAGATGCGGTGAGCCAAACCGGGAGTCGAGCCATCACACTAGGCAATGGTGCGGAGACGAAGAGGCCTTTCCTGACACACCAAACCAAGTCTCGGAGGAACTACTCAGGGCTCTGCTCAGCATCTTTCACACGCTGAGCCAGAGATCAGGTCAACTCGACTGTGAACCGCAGAACTCTGCGAAGCTTCACATCTCCTGCATGAGGTCAAACAGCTTGGTGGGCAGGTCCTCACACTGCCAGACGTCGACCTCTTCCTCAAAGGGCACATCACCTGAGGCTGATGGCACAGGGAGGGACATGGGATCGAATCAGAAGCTTGTCAACGTCACGCAAGCTTCCTTGGACATGAGTCGTCTCTCCCTGTGCATTCCAACCATCGGAAAACTGAG GGCAGTGATGCACAAACTCTGTGCTATTAATCCAAGTTTTTTGACTTACAAGCAGAAGCTTGCATTCTGGATCAACATCTACAACGCTTGCATAATGCAT GCATTTCTACAGCATGGTCTTCCACCCTCACCCGAAAAGCTGCTTGCACTGTTAAACAAG GCGACGATAAATGTCGGAGGTGTTGTTCTCAATGCTCTGGCTATTGAGCACTTCCTCCTGAGGCATTCTTTTGAGAGTGAATCT GAAGCCATGAATGAGAAGGAAGGACTTCTAAGGCATGCCTATGGCCTTGGGTACCCTGAACCCAATGTGACGTTTGCTCTCTGTAGAGGCAGCTGGTCTTCACCTGCA TTGAGAGTCTACACAGCAGAGGATGTGGTGAATGAACTGGAAAGAGCTAAGATCGAGTACCTGGAGACCTCGGTGAGCATCACTAGCAAGAAGAAGATCATTGTGCCCAAACTTCTGCACTGGCACATGAGGGACTTTGCAGATGGCATGGACTCACTTCTGGAGTGGATCTACAGCCAGCTCCCCAGGTCTGGATCTCTGAAGAGGTTGCTCAAGGAATGTTTGAGCAGAGATCCAAGGATTCCTTTGGCTAAAATGGTGGTAGTACAGCCATACAGAGCTGAGTTCAGATACTTGTTGCCATCTCAAGAGGCTGCTCACTTCAtgcaattcttttga
- the LOC135649459 gene encoding replication protein A 70 kDa DNA-binding subunit A-like, with protein sequence MAAVDLTRGAIAAISEGRVKDGVKPVVQVWEVKLVNTQQSTTERYRMLLSDGAHMQQAMLATQMNDLVKLGALQKHSIVRLNEFICNVIQNRRIIIIINLEVLVSNSNVIGEPKLYDNGSASQNRVPSPVQSTSADQPVIAAANPQNYGGIHSSTPNIGQNVTKGPSLNPATEAVTTNSSFGGSYGNGVMSTRNTNSVPSEHPKSEQGVGRISESHPNSGYQNQRLSSSASVGAFRPPASSYGHPVQPAYQQSPPMYTNRGPIAKNEAPARIIPIAALNPYQGRWTIKARVTTKGELRRYSNPRGEGKVFSFDLLDSDGGEIRVTCFNMVADQFYDQIEVGKVYLISKGSLKPARKSFNHLNNEYEIFLESQSVIQPCSEEDNTIPRQQFNFRPVNEVEGLENNSMVDVIGIVVSINPSASIMRKNGMETNKQTLQLKDMSGRSVEVTFWGNFCSIEGQQLQRLCDSGVYPVLAIKAGRVSDFSGKSIGTISSSQLFINPDFPEAHRLKDWYNREGKNMSALSISRDTTTMSRTDVVRKTVSQIKDEGLGRSEKPDWITVKATITFIKVDNFCYTACPLMVGDRLCNKKVNNNGDGTWHCDRCDQSFPECEYRYLLQFQIQDHTGMTWVTAFQEGGEEILGVTAKELYSLKYQEQDDLKFAEIIRRVLFHQHLFKLKVKEETFSDEQRVKSTVIKAEKVNPSSESIYLLGLIEKLLTEDPNVVSGMHGTFASTSGMSSVAYGTVESNNSVHSVTNNFGSNNSQLGKHENEYGSNGRPFFSKNEVQAFCNSCGSTSHTFHNCPRGVNRQGQSIGGGFSNSGSNVCFKCQQPGHWASECPGLGVATSAYGIGGASGRFNRQHSGF encoded by the exons ATGGCTGCGGTGGATCTGACGCGGGGGGCGATAGCGGCAATCTCGGAAGGGCGGGTGAAGGACGGCGTCAAGCCGGTGGTGCAGGTATGGGAGGTTAAGCTGGTGAACACGCAACAGAGCACCACGGAGAGGTACCGGATGCTGCTGTCTGACGGGGCTCACATGCAGCAGGCAATGCTCGCGACGCAGATGAACGACCTTGTCAAGTTGGGGGCCCTCCAGAAGCACTCGATCGTCCGACTCAACGAGTTCATCTGTAACGTCATCCAGAATCGCAG aatcattatcatcatcaactTGGAAGTGCTTGTCAGCAATAGTAATGTTATTGGAGAACCAAAACTGTATGACAATGGTTCCGCTTCACAAAACCGAGTTCCCAGTCCTGTTCAGTCAACCAGTGCGGATCAACCAGTAATAGCTGCAGCAAACCCTCAAAATTATGGTGGTATACATTCTAGCACTCCTAACATCGGTCAAAATGTCACAAAGGGGCCTTCTCTTAATCCTGCGACAGAGGCCGTGACAACCAACTCATCTTTTGGTGGTTCTTATGGAAATGGTGTCATGTCAACAAGGAACACGAACAGTGTACCTAGTGAACACCCAAAATCTGAACAGGGTGTGGGGAGGATTTCTGAATCACATCCAAACAGTGGTTACCAGAACCAGAGGCTCTCAAGTTCAGCATCTGTTGGAGCTTTTCGCCCTCCTGCTAGTTCTTATGGGCACCCAGTTCAGCCAGCCTATCAGCAGTCACCACCAATGTACACAAATAGAGGACCTATAGCCAAGAATGAAGCTCCTGCACGGATCATTCCGATTGCTGCTTTGAATCCTTACCAGGGCAGATGGACAATTAAGGCGAGAGTGACAACCAAGGGTGAACTAAGGCGTTATAGTAATCCGAGGGGTGAAGGAAAAGTGTTTTCTTTTGATCTTCTGGATTCAGATGGTGGAGAAATACGTGTGACCTGCTTTAATATGGTAGCTGACCAGTTCTATGACCAGATTGAGGTGGGGAAAGTGTACCTGATTTCTAAAGGAAGCTTGAAGCCTGCACGGAAGAGTTTTAATCACCTGAACAATGAATATGAAATCTTTCTGGAGTCTCAATCGGTGATCCAGCCTTGTTCAGAGGAAGACAACACTATCCCAAGACAACAGTTCAACTTTCGGCCAGTAAATGAAGTTGAAGGCTTGGAAAACAATTCCATGGTTGATGTTATTGGCATTGTGGTGTCAATAAATCCTTCAGCTTCAATAATGAGGAAAAATGGCATGGAAACCAATAAACAAACTCTTCAGCTGAAGGACATGTCGGGTCGTAGTGTGGAAGTAACATTTTGGGGAAATTTTTGTAGCATAGAGGGACAACAGCTGCAACGTTTGTGTGACTCTGGTGTATATCCTGTATTGGCCATTAAAGCTGGTAGAGTCAGTGATTTTAGTGGGAAGTCAATTGGTACTATTAGCTCAAGTCAACTATTTATAAACCCTGATTTTCCCGAGGCTCACAGATTGAAAGACTGGTATAACAGAGAAGGGAAGAACATGTCTGCCCTGTCAATATCCAGGGATACAACAACCATGAGCAGGACTGATGTCGTCAGGAAGACAGTCTCGCAGATCAAGGATGAAGGCTTAGGAAGATCTGAGAAGCCTGACTGGATAACTGTCAAGGCAACCATTACGTTCATAAAGGTCGACAACTTCTGCTATACAGCTTGTCCATTAATGGTGGGGGACAGGCTATGCAATAAGAAAGTTAACAACAATGGTGATGGCACTTGGCATTGTGACCGGTGTGATCAGAGTTTTCCTGAGTGTGAGTATAGGTATCTGCTCCAGTTTCAGATACAGGATCATACAGGTATGACATGGGTCACAGCATTCCAAGAAGGTGGTGAGGAAATATTGGGTGTCACCGCAAAGGAGCTGTACTCGTTGAAATATCAAGAACAAGATGATTTGAAGTTTGCAGAAATCATTCGGAGAGTCCTCTTCCATCAACATTTATTCAAGTTGAAAGTTAAGGAGGAGACATTTAGTGATGAACAACGTGTAAAGTCAACCGTTATCAAAGCTGAGAAAGTAAACCCATCATCGGAGAGCATATACCTACTAGGTCTGATTGAGAAGCTTTTGACTGAAGATCCCAATGTAGTTTCTGGGATGCATGGAACTTTTGCTTCAACTTCTGGAATGTCTAGTGTTGCCTATGGCACGGTAGAATCTAACAATAGTGTCCATTCTGTCACCAATAACTTTGGCAGTAATAACAGTCAGTTAGGGAAGCATGAGAATGAATATGGTAGCAATGGCAGgccttttttttctaaaaatgaaGTTCAAGCATTCTGCAACAGTTGTGGCTCCACTAGTCACACTTTCCACAACTGTCCAAGAGGTGTAAATCGGCAGGGTCAATCCATTGGAGGTGGATTCTCAAACAGTGGTTCCAACGTTTGTTTTAAATGCCAACAACCCGGGCATTGGGCCAGTGAATGTCCCGGACTAGGCGTTGCCACATCAGCATATGGAATTGGTGGTGCATCGGGAAGATTTAACAGGCAACATAGTGGGTTCTGA
- the LOC135649376 gene encoding probable protein phosphatase 2C 23: MGNGLVKLAPCFSGDDRPVGDAAAESSETVDEGLGHSFFYVRPDGGPHLARSGSNGSSSSSARVHHSDEAAAASTTTFRSISGAAVSANAATPLSTAPLMFRNELTCSSAASFESSSSFASVSLQPRHSGSLSGPIGSDRHYFGSGPLDRGFHSGPLEHHRASVVSSGPLDRLPSSSSSAGHLYRSLPHRLAPSRAARRRRSAPALIRRFTKYLSRTVTKFRCIATPAKPSEKPSGAKVPNFIAQLVSTADPSSNSTTITSSGNDQTSFDCLGDESDLSDAANGNLHWAQGKAGEDRTHVVVSEEHGWVFVGIYDGFNGPDATDYLLVNLYPAIHRELKGLLWDDPQTGCERAIDTSQELDDDCRRVKGGQRNAESSEINRRSKEQLTQSSGGGIDHRAVLKALSRALRRTEEAYLRMANTMVSANPELALMGSCVLAMLVRGEDVYLMNVGDSRAVLGRRAEPDLWNLVGQATQDLEVMRNETIRYLESYDELVALQLTLDHTTFNNEEVRRIRTQHPDDPAAIANNRVKGSLKVTRAFGAGYLKQPKWNNALLGAFRIDYKGTSPYINCNPFLCYHRLGPKDKYLILSSDGLYQYFTNEEVVTQVEMFVATNPDSDPARYLVEEVLHRAADKAGMDFDQLLDVPQGDRRRYHDDVSVILISMEGRMWRSCL; the protein is encoded by the exons ATGGGCAACGGCCTCGTGAAGCTGGCGCCCTGCTTCAGCGGCGACGATCGCCCCGTCGGCGACGCCGCCGCCGAGTCGTCTGAGACCGTCGACGAGGGCCTTGGGCACTCCTTCTTCTACGTCCGCCCCGACGGGGGCCCGCACCTCGCTCGCTCCGGATCCaatggctcctcctcctcctccgcccgcGTCCACCACTCCGATGAGGCCGCCGCCGCAAGCACCACCACGTTCCGCTCAATCTCCGGCGCAGCTGTCAGCGCCAACGCCGCCACCCCACTCTCCACCGCGCCGCTCATGTTCCGCAACGAGCTGACCTGCTCCTCCGCCGCCTCCTTCGAGAGCTCCTCCTCCTTTGCCTCTGTCTCTCTGCAACCCCGACACTCCGGCTCCCTCTCCGGTCCGATCGGCTCCGACCGCCACTACTTCGGCTCGGGTCCCCTGGATCGCGGATTCCACTCTGGCCCCCTGGAGCACCACCGCGCTTCCGTCGTTTCTTCCGGTCCGCTCGACCGCCTGCCTTCCTCGTCGTCCTCCGCTGGCCACTTGTACCGCAGCCTGCCCCACCGCCTCGCGCCCAGCCGTGCCGCCCGTCGCCGCCGATCTGCGCCTGCCCTCATCCGCCGCTTCACCAAGTACCTCTCCAGGACGGTCACCAAGTTCCGTTGTATCGCCACACCCGCCAAGCCCTCCGAGAAACCAAGCGGCGCCAAAGTTCCCAACTTTATCGCCCAGCTCGTCTCGACCGCCGATCCCAGCAGCAACTCCACCACGATTACCAGCAGCGGCAACGATCAGACAAGCTTCGACTGCCTCGGGGATGAATCCGATTTGTCGGATGCGGCGAACGGCAACCTCCACTGGGCGCAGGGCAAGGCGGGGGAGGACAGAACCCACGTTGTCGTATCGGAGGAACACGGCTGGGTTTTTGTCGGCATCTACGACGGCTTCAATGGCCCCGACGCCACCGATTACCTCCTCGTCAATCTCTATCCGGCGATCCACCGGGAGCTAAAGGGGCTGCTCTGGGACGACCCACAGACCGGCTGCGAACGCGCCATCGACACATCGCAGGAGCTCGACGACGACTGCCGCAGGGTTAAGGGAGGCCAACGCAATGCGGAGAGCTCGGAAATAAACAGACGATCGAAGGAACAACTAACACAGTCGAGCGGCGGCGGAATCGACCACAGGGCGGTATTGAAGGCGCTCTCGAGAGCTCTAAGGAGGACCGAGGAGGCCTACTTGCGGATGGCCAACACGATGGTCTCTGCAAACCCCGAGCTGGCGCTCATGGGGTCATGCGTTCTGGCGATGCTGGTGAGGGGCGAGGACGTGTACCTGATGAACGTCGGCGACAGTCGAGCCGTTCTGGGGAGGAGAGCGGAGCCTGATCTGTGGAACCTGGTGGGGCAAGCGACCCAAGATCTGGAGGTCATGAGGAACGAGACCATACGCTATCTCGAATCCTACGATGAGTTGGTCGCCCTGCAGCTCACCTTGGATCACACCACCTTCAACAACGAG GAAGTGCGAAGAATCAGAACCCAACACCCCGATGACCCTGCTGCCATCGCCAACAACAGGGTGAAGGGCTCATTGAAGGTGACGAGGGCTTTCGGCGCCGGCTACCTGAAGCAGCCCAAATGGAACAATGCACTGCTGGGAGCCTTCAGAATCGACTACAAGGGGACGTCGCCATACATCAACTGCAACCCATTTCTGTGCTACCACCGACTCGGCCCCAAAGACAAATACCTCATCCTCTCATCCGACGGTCTCTACCAATACTTCACCAACGAAGAGGTGGTCACTCAAGTGGAGATGTTCGTCGCCACGAATCCCGACAGCGATCCTGCTCGATACCTCGTGGAAGAAGTCCTCCATCGAGCTGCAGATAAAGCCG GGATGGATTTCGATCAGCTGCTCGATGTCCCGCAAGGAGACAGGAGAAGGTATCACGATGATGTTTCCGTCATATTAATCTCCATGGAAGGAAGAATGTGGAGATCGTGTCTGTAA
- the LOC135648570 gene encoding putative clathrin assembly protein At2g25430 — MAPSIRKALGTVKDQTSIGLAKVSSNIAPELDVAIVKATSHDDEPANEKYLREILNMTSYSRGYISACIATVSKRLGKTHDWIVALKALMLVHRLLVDGDPAFQHEILYATRRGTRLLNMSDFRDEAHSNSWDHSAFVRTYALYLDQRLECLVYERKQSGGSSRSNDSTTERWRSPPPNRSDYGDRDPYVYGSYGRSSYSSPPGNGSAGYDERQNGEDKKPPTPPRDMKPERILGRMHQLHQLLDRFLACRPTGNAKHSRMILVALYPIVRESFQLYADICEILAILLDRFFDMDYPDCVKSFEAYASAAKQIDELCSFYAWCKDTGVARSSEYPEVQRITDKLLETLEEFMRDRAKRPKSPPREAVPAPTGAGDEEPEQDMNSIKALPAPSDYKEEEPEPAKVTVEPVKPQLQQQADLVDLRDDGSSADDQSNKLALALFQGPVAAANGANGSWEAFPSANGDSGVTSAWQTPAAETGKADWEIVLVETASNLSNQKATLGGGFDPLLLNGMYDQGAVKQQVNAQMSGGSSSSVALPVPGRGAAPVLALPAPDGTMQTIGGDPFAASLSIPPPSYVQMAEIEKKQQLLVQEQVVWQQYAKDGMQGQTSLAKLNNTFMPNPTMPYGMPTAYNMAGGYYYPTR; from the coding sequence ATGGCACCCAGCATTAGGAAGGCTCTGGGAACAGTGAAGGATCAGACTAGCATTGGCCTGGCCAAGGTGTCCAGTAATATAGCCCCTGAACTTGACGTGGCTATTGTCAAGGCAACTAGTCATGATGATGAGCCTGCTAATGAGAAGTATCTGAGAGAGATCCTGAACATGACATCCTATTCAAGGGGTTACATCAGCGCCTGTATTGCTACTGTGTCAAAGCGGCTTGGGAAAACTCATGACTGGATCGTGGCTCTCAAGGCGCTCATGCTTGTCCATCGTCTTCTGGTTGATGGAGACCCTGCATTCCAGCACGAGATTCTCTACGCAACCCGAAGGGGTACCCGTCTCCTGAACATGTCTGATTTTCGCGATGAGGCACACTCCAATTCATGGGATCACTCTGCATTCGTTCGCACCTACGCTCTATATCTGGATCAGCGTCTGGAGTGCCTGGTATATGAGAGGAAACAAAGTGGTGGCAGCAGCCGCTCAAATGATTCCACGACAGAGCGCTGGAGATCTCCACCACCAAATCGATCCGATTATGGAGATCGTGATCCTTATGTGTATGGAAGTTATGGGAGGTCCTCCTATTCATCCCCTCCGGGTAATGGCAGTGCTGGATACGATGAACGGCAGAACGGGGAAGATAAGAAGCCACCAACACCACCGAGGGACATGAAGCCAGAGAGAATTCTGGGAAGGATGCACCAACTGCATCAGCTGCTTGACCGCTTCCTTGCTTGCCGCCCCACAGGCAATGCAAAACACAGCAGGATGATCCTTGTAGCTCTCTACCCTATCGTCAGGGAGAGCTTCCAGCTCTATGCTGACATATGCGAGATATTAGCCATCCTTCTAGACCGCTTCTTTGACATGGACTACCCTGACTGCGTCAAATCGTTTGAGGCTTATGCTAGTGCTGCAAAGCAGATTGATGAGCTTTGTTCTTTCTATGCCTGGTGCAAGGACACGGGGGTGGCCAGGTCATCGGAGTACCCGGAGGTGCAGCGCATTACCGACAAGCTTTTGGAGACACTGGAAGAGTTTATGAGGGACAGAGCCAAGAGGCCCAAGAGCCCTCCTAGAGAGGCAGTCCCTGCACCCACAGGGGCTGGGGATGAAGAACCAGAACAAGACATGAACAGCATTAAAGCTCTTCCCGCACCTTCTGATTACAAGGAAGAGGAGCCCGAGCCAGCAAAGGTCACTGTGGAACCTGTCAAGCCACAGCTGCAGCAACAAGCTGACCTGGTGGACCTAAGAGATGATGGCTCGTCTGCTGATGACCAGTCGAATAAGCTCGCATTAGCTCTTTTCCAGGGGCCAGTGGCAGCAGCCAATGGTGCAAATGGCTCGTGGGAAGCATTCCCATCAGCCAATGGTGACTCTGGAGTGACCTCCGCGTGGCAAACCCCTGCAGCAGAAACCGGAAAAGCAGATTGGGAGATCGTCCTTGTGGAGACTGCCAGCAATCTTTCAAATCAGAAGGCTACATTAGGTGGAGGCTTCGATCCGCTACTACTGAATGGCATGTATGATCAGGGAGCTGTGAAGCAGCAAGTGAATGCCCAGATGAGTGGAGGGAGCTCAAGCAGTGTGGCCTTGCCTGTGCCCGGGCGTGGCGCCGCTCCGGTTCTCGCCCTTCCTGCACCTGATGGTACCATGCAGACCATCGGAGGGGATCCGTTCGCAGCATCGCTTAGTATTCCTCCACCTTCCTATGTTCAGATGGCAGAAATAGAGAAGAAACAGCAGTTGTTGGTTCAGGAGCAGGTCGTGTGGCAGCAGTATGCAAAAGATGGGATGCAGGGCCAGACCAGCTTAGCCAAGCTCAACAACACCTTCATGCCCAACCCGACGATGCCATATGGGATGCCAACAGCTTATAATATGGCAGGCGGATACTACTATCCGACCCGCTGA